Proteins from a single region of bacterium:
- a CDS encoding phospholipid carrier-dependent glycosyltransferase has product MSELQAGPRLHAAVLAAALILLCTWLGGVDASAPDEPRYLAVAEEMRSFVHGPEGLVVMHLNGEVYTQKPPLYFWMAAALGAPFGHVSEGLARLPSALAGVLCVVLTLLLGSRLFGSAAGVLGAALLLTVYEFGHLGRRVQLDVLLAACELAALLAFWWVDRGLGKRAPWVALFHLALGLGVLTKGPVGFLLPVLTVVAFLGWERRLRDLGRLFPPWALLLSLGPGIAWILAATSLAPSGFADEAVGSNLFGRFFQGTSHARPFYYFLLQFPIEFLPWTLVWPGVYWVGRHRVFAPEGDPEERSRRAWRFLLAWVGTSLVFFSISCGKRGLYMVPTFPAAALLCADTCIRGLAGRTNLPRSGSLIATAFGLLAFAVGVESISAGLGHSLVPNETWRLMLPALNNTFLIAFGCGLVGIAAAGAVAWIVLLRNRAPLLAHAGVALATVFAVELAVFALLYPALDPIRSPRPVAEAAAAITPPGNAIGLVGDRALAGGLKYYGGRPVEAMRTTEEIAAFLERGGTTMVIKRRKLDRIEAVTPVEIIGSARTGRREIVVVVPAPRTSDP; this is encoded by the coding sequence TTGAGCGAGCTCCAGGCCGGCCCCAGGCTGCACGCCGCCGTCCTGGCAGCGGCATTGATCCTCCTATGCACCTGGCTGGGTGGCGTCGACGCCTCGGCCCCAGACGAGCCCCGCTACCTGGCCGTGGCCGAGGAGATGCGCAGTTTCGTCCACGGGCCCGAAGGCCTGGTCGTGATGCATTTGAACGGCGAGGTCTACACCCAGAAGCCCCCCCTCTACTTCTGGATGGCCGCAGCCCTGGGCGCGCCCTTCGGCCACGTCAGCGAGGGGTTGGCGCGACTGCCGTCCGCCCTCGCAGGCGTTCTGTGCGTGGTCTTGACCCTTCTGCTGGGCTCGCGTCTGTTCGGAAGCGCCGCCGGAGTGCTGGGCGCAGCCCTTCTCCTCACGGTGTATGAATTCGGGCATCTTGGCCGGCGGGTCCAGCTGGACGTCCTGCTCGCTGCCTGCGAACTCGCCGCGCTGTTGGCGTTCTGGTGGGTCGATCGGGGGCTCGGAAAGCGGGCGCCGTGGGTCGCTCTCTTTCATCTGGCCCTGGGTCTCGGCGTTCTGACCAAAGGGCCGGTCGGATTCCTGCTTCCGGTCCTGACCGTCGTCGCCTTTCTGGGTTGGGAACGACGCCTGCGCGACCTTGGGCGGCTCTTCCCACCTTGGGCCCTGCTCCTCTCGCTGGGGCCTGGAATCGCCTGGATCCTCGCGGCGACTTCGTTGGCTCCGAGCGGCTTCGCCGACGAGGCCGTCGGCTCCAATCTGTTCGGGCGTTTCTTCCAGGGCACCTCCCACGCGCGCCCGTTCTACTACTTCCTTCTCCAGTTTCCGATCGAATTCCTTCCCTGGACGCTTGTGTGGCCCGGCGTCTACTGGGTGGGTCGACATCGCGTGTTCGCACCGGAAGGCGACCCGGAAGAGCGTTCCCGTCGAGCGTGGCGTTTCTTGCTCGCCTGGGTCGGCACGAGCCTGGTGTTCTTCTCGATTTCGTGCGGCAAGCGCGGCTTGTACATGGTGCCAACGTTCCCGGCCGCAGCGCTCCTGTGCGCCGACACGTGTATCCGTGGCCTTGCTGGACGCACGAACCTGCCACGGAGCGGTTCCCTGATCGCGACGGCGTTCGGATTGCTGGCGTTCGCGGTCGGCGTCGAATCCATCTCTGCTGGCCTTGGGCACTCTCTCGTTCCGAACGAAACCTGGCGTCTGATGCTTCCAGCGTTGAACAACACCTTCCTCATCGCCTTTGGATGTGGACTCGTGGGAATCGCCGCGGCGGGAGCGGTCGCGTGGATCGTCCTGCTACGCAATCGTGCGCCGCTTCTTGCACATGCCGGTGTTGCACTCGCCACGGTGTTCGCCGTCGAACTTGCGGTCTTCGCACTCCTCTATCCCGCCCTCGATCCGATCCGTTCACCGCGGCCCGTTGCCGAAGCCGCAGCCGCCATCACACCACCGGGCAATGCGATCGGCCTGGTGGGTGACCGGGCGTTGGCCGGCGGCCTCAAGTACTACGGGGGTCGACCCGTCGAAGCCATGCGAACGACGGAAGAGATCGCGGCCTTCCTGGAACGCGGCGGAACCACCATGGTCATCAAGCGCCGCAAGCTCGATCGCATCGAGGCCGTCACGCCGGTCGAGATCATTGGCAGCGCGCGCACCGGGCGGCGAGAGATCGTTGTTGTCGTTCCCGCCCCCAGGACGTCTGACCCCTGA
- a CDS encoding citrate synthase → MAEKAELRVGGDVIELDVVEGTEGERAINVEELRNKTGLITLDPSYANTGSCESSITFIDGEKGILRYRGYDIAELAEKCTFLETAYLLIEGELPTREELEKFRESIRYHTMVHEDFRLFYRAMPKDAHPMAACSAACASLATFYPDSLDPRDPREVEVGIHRLIAKLPTIASYAYKHAIGQPFMYPDNRLAYVGNFLHMMFATPCEPFEVDPVVERALDLLFILHADHEQNCSTSTVRMVGSSHVNLFASISAGINALWGPRHGGANQGVIEMLQAIAEEGITGKDFVDRAKSRDDTSRLVGFGHRVYKNFDPRAKIIKKACFDVLARLGMNSRLLEIAVELEELALKDEYFVERKLYPNVDFYSGVIYNAIGTPESMFTAMFAIGRLPGWIAQWAEMHQHQHKIGRPRQVYQGATERSVTAIDER, encoded by the coding sequence ATGGCCGAGAAGGCAGAGCTTCGCGTTGGAGGTGACGTCATCGAACTCGACGTCGTCGAGGGGACCGAAGGAGAGCGGGCGATCAACGTCGAGGAGCTCCGGAACAAGACCGGACTGATCACCCTCGATCCCAGCTACGCAAACACCGGCTCCTGTGAGAGCTCGATCACGTTCATCGATGGCGAGAAGGGGATCCTCCGCTACCGCGGTTACGACATCGCCGAGCTCGCCGAGAAGTGCACCTTCCTCGAGACGGCCTACCTGCTGATCGAGGGCGAGCTCCCGACCCGCGAAGAACTCGAGAAATTCCGCGAATCGATCCGCTACCACACGATGGTCCACGAGGACTTCCGCCTGTTCTACCGGGCGATGCCGAAGGACGCGCATCCGATGGCAGCCTGCTCTGCAGCTTGCGCATCGCTGGCAACGTTCTACCCGGATTCACTTGATCCACGCGATCCCCGTGAAGTCGAGGTCGGTATCCACCGCCTGATCGCGAAGCTGCCGACCATCGCGTCGTACGCCTACAAGCACGCGATCGGCCAGCCCTTCATGTATCCCGACAATCGGCTCGCCTACGTCGGGAATTTCCTGCACATGATGTTCGCCACACCCTGCGAGCCTTTCGAGGTGGATCCGGTGGTGGAACGAGCGCTCGATCTGCTCTTCATCCTGCATGCAGATCACGAGCAGAACTGTTCGACCAGCACCGTCCGGATGGTCGGTTCGTCCCATGTCAACCTGTTCGCGTCGATCTCCGCGGGAATCAACGCACTCTGGGGCCCGCGCCACGGCGGCGCCAACCAGGGCGTGATCGAAATGCTCCAGGCCATCGCCGAAGAAGGCATCACGGGCAAGGATTTCGTCGATCGGGCCAAGAGCCGGGACGATACGTCGCGACTGGTCGGTTTCGGCCACCGGGTCTACAAGAATTTCGACCCGCGGGCGAAGATCATCAAGAAGGCCTGCTTCGATGTGCTCGCACGGCTCGGCATGAACAGCAGACTGCTCGAGATCGCGGTCGAGTTGGAAGAACTTGCGTTGAAGGACGAGTACTTCGTCGAGCGCAAGCTGTATCCGAACGTCGACTTCTACTCCGGCGTCATCTACAACGCGATCGGGACCCCCGAGAGCATGTTCACCGCGATGTTTGCGATTGGTCGGCTGCCAGGCTGGATCGCCCAATGGGCAGAGATGCACCAGCACCAGCACAAGATCGGGCGACCGCGACAGGTGTATCAGGGCGCCACGGAGCGATCCGTGACAGCCATCGACGAGCGCTAG